In a single window of the Luteibacter rhizovicinus DSM 16549 genome:
- a CDS encoding H-NS family nucleoid-associated regulatory protein, producing the protein MAVDIKNLNHNQLNELISKAQVRQTELRKEKVTKLREKINALIKAEGFTFDDVFGARAPKSKRAGTTVAAKYRNPGNEEQTWSGRGKRPRWFNEALKAGTKESDMLV; encoded by the coding sequence ATGGCTGTCGATATCAAGAACCTCAATCACAACCAGCTCAACGAGCTGATTTCCAAGGCACAGGTCCGCCAGACGGAGTTGCGCAAGGAAAAGGTCACCAAGCTGCGCGAGAAGATCAATGCGCTGATCAAGGCCGAGGGGTTTACCTTCGACGACGTATTTGGCGCTCGCGCCCCTAAATCAAAGCGCGCCGGCACCACGGTCGCAGCCAAATACCGTAATCCCGGCAATGAAGAGCAGACCTGGTCGGGCCGCGGCAAGCGCCCGCGCTGGTTCAATGAAGCGCTGAAGGCGGGCACGAAAGAAAGCGATATGCTGGTCTGA